Proteins encoded within one genomic window of Corynebacterium aurimucosum:
- the uvrC gene encoding excinuclease ABC subunit UvrC encodes MADPSEYRPAPGSIPTDPGVYKFRDENRRVIYVGKAKNLRARLSNYFQDITQLHPRTRQMVLTAASVEWTVVASEVEALQLEYTWIKRFDPRFNVMYRDDKTYPMLAVSVGETVPRAFFYRGPRRKGVRYFGPYSHAWAVRESLDLLTRIFPMRTCAKGVYNRHERLGRPCLLGYIGKCDAPCIGRVSPEEHRETVNQLISFMNGNTAPVRKRITQRMEEAAENLEFELAARLRDDLSAIDKLMEQQAVVLSDGTDADLIAFSSDELEAAVQIFHVRSGRIRGQRGWVVERSGDQATTDVVEEGQADPGLPALIQNFLIQFYSDAVERQRQEAAEDAKLERRGVDQESHADTRQGNAIPREILVQALPDEADEVKIVLEELRGAQIDLRVPQRGDKRALMETVERNAKEQLKQHKLKRVGDLTARSAALQELQEALGMDSAPLRIECTDISHIQGTDVVASLVVFEDGLPRKSDYRRYRIKEAAGDGRSNDVGSIAEVTRRRFKHHHDDKRAVPDEELENTTFAEEMVHEEAASQTKRSSYPPQLFIVDGGAPQVAAAQAVFDELGIVDVTLIGLAKRLEEVWVPGDDEPVILPRNSQALFLLQHLRDEAHRVAISYHRQQRSKRMRSSVLDAVPGLGPQRRTDLVKHFGSVKKLKEASVKEIAEVKGFGPKLAQTVFDHLHAS; translated from the coding sequence GTGGCTGATCCCTCTGAGTACCGCCCCGCGCCCGGAAGCATCCCCACGGATCCGGGCGTTTATAAGTTCCGCGATGAGAACCGCCGCGTCATCTATGTGGGCAAGGCGAAGAACCTGCGCGCGCGGCTATCAAACTACTTCCAGGACATCACCCAACTGCACCCGCGAACCCGCCAGATGGTTCTGACTGCGGCCTCAGTCGAATGGACTGTGGTGGCCAGCGAGGTGGAAGCACTGCAGCTGGAGTACACGTGGATCAAGCGCTTCGATCCACGTTTCAACGTCATGTACCGCGACGATAAAACCTACCCTATGCTCGCGGTATCTGTGGGGGAGACCGTCCCGCGTGCGTTCTTCTATCGCGGCCCACGCCGCAAAGGAGTGCGTTATTTCGGCCCTTATTCCCATGCCTGGGCGGTGCGCGAATCCCTCGATCTTCTGACTCGAATCTTTCCCATGCGCACGTGCGCCAAGGGTGTGTATAACCGTCACGAGCGCTTAGGACGGCCGTGTCTTTTGGGCTACATCGGCAAGTGCGATGCTCCCTGCATTGGCCGCGTCAGCCCCGAGGAACACCGCGAGACGGTCAACCAGCTCATCAGCTTCATGAATGGCAATACCGCTCCGGTGCGCAAGAGGATAACTCAGCGCATGGAGGAGGCGGCGGAGAACCTAGAGTTCGAGTTGGCAGCACGCCTGCGCGATGACCTCAGCGCGATAGACAAATTGATGGAGCAGCAAGCCGTGGTTCTGTCCGATGGAACGGATGCAGACCTCATCGCGTTTAGCTCCGATGAACTTGAAGCGGCGGTGCAGATTTTCCACGTGCGTTCGGGCCGCATCCGCGGTCAGCGTGGTTGGGTGGTCGAGCGCTCTGGTGATCAGGCAACGACAGACGTGGTGGAGGAGGGCCAAGCAGATCCGGGTCTGCCGGCACTGATCCAGAACTTCCTCATCCAGTTCTATTCGGATGCCGTCGAGCGTCAGCGCCAAGAGGCTGCCGAGGACGCCAAGTTGGAGCGCAGGGGAGTGGACCAAGAATCCCATGCCGACACACGGCAGGGTAACGCCATTCCTCGCGAGATTCTGGTCCAAGCCCTTCCAGATGAAGCTGACGAAGTCAAGATTGTTCTCGAGGAGTTGCGAGGCGCCCAGATTGACTTGCGCGTCCCGCAGCGCGGCGACAAGCGCGCACTGATGGAGACCGTCGAGAGGAATGCCAAGGAGCAGCTGAAACAGCACAAGCTCAAGCGCGTGGGCGATCTGACTGCCCGGTCCGCAGCACTTCAGGAGCTGCAGGAGGCGCTAGGCATGGATTCCGCGCCGCTGCGCATTGAGTGTACGGATATCTCGCACATTCAAGGTACCGATGTCGTGGCTTCCTTGGTGGTCTTCGAAGATGGCCTGCCACGCAAGTCTGATTACCGCCGATACCGCATCAAGGAGGCTGCGGGTGATGGACGCTCCAACGATGTCGGTTCCATCGCTGAGGTGACTCGCCGCCGCTTCAAGCATCACCACGATGACAAGCGAGCGGTTCCGGACGAGGAACTGGAGAACACTACCTTCGCCGAAGAGATGGTGCACGAAGAGGCGGCGAGCCAGACCAAACGTAGCTCCTACCCACCGCAGCTTTTCATTGTGGATGGAGGCGCACCGCAGGTGGCTGCGGCGCAGGCGGTTTTCGACGAACTCGGCATCGTGGACGTAACCCTCATCGGTCTGGCGAAGCGCCTAGAAGAAGTGTGGGTTCCGGGTGATGATGAACCGGTGATTTTGCCGCGCAACTCGCAAGCGCTCTTCTTGCTCCAGCACCTCCGTGATGAAGCCCACCGTGTCGCCATTTCCTATCACCGCCAGCAGCGCTCGAAGCGTATGCGCTCATCGGTTCTTGATGCCGTTCCGGGCTTGGGGCCCCAGCGTCGTACGGACCTGGTCAAGCACTTCGGCTCGGTGAAGAAGCTCAAAGAAGCCAGCGTGAAAGAGATTGCTGAAGTCAAGGGTTTCGGCCCGAAGTTAGCGCAAACAGTATTTGATCATCTTCACGCCTCATAA
- a CDS encoding gluconeogenesis factor YvcK family protein, with protein MASLGGGHGLYQTLLAARRTGAEAISAIVTVADDGGSSGRLRREMDIIPPGDLRMALAALSSDSEEGQMWASTLQYRFQSTGAMAGHAVGNLLIAGLTEVLGDFQAALDAVGRLTQSAGRVLPAVNLPLDIEADVAGLDDDPRIMRSVRGQVAVASTVGQVRRVRIIPEKPQANPETIAALRDADLITLGPGSWFSSVLPHVLVPEIVNAITSSDALRVVVLNLSAEPGETQGFSAERHLHVLAQHAPNLRVDKVIVDGSGLPNESERVFVQRAASVLGATAVFRDVCQSDENGHSLNKHCPDKLAQVLTELYTDYAAQRDSSAGAPGTHRG; from the coding sequence ATGGCTAGCCTGGGCGGTGGCCATGGTCTTTATCAAACCCTTTTGGCTGCGCGCCGCACCGGCGCGGAGGCGATCTCTGCCATCGTCACTGTGGCTGATGACGGCGGTTCTTCCGGACGGCTGCGCCGCGAGATGGACATTATTCCGCCGGGTGATTTGCGCATGGCGCTCGCCGCGTTGTCGAGTGACTCAGAGGAGGGCCAGATGTGGGCCTCAACGCTGCAGTACCGCTTCCAAAGCACCGGCGCCATGGCCGGCCACGCGGTGGGTAATCTCCTCATTGCCGGACTCACTGAGGTCTTGGGGGACTTCCAAGCGGCGCTTGACGCGGTGGGACGGCTAACGCAGTCTGCGGGCCGCGTGCTGCCGGCTGTGAATCTGCCGCTCGATATCGAAGCGGACGTGGCCGGGCTTGACGACGATCCCCGCATCATGCGCTCTGTCCGCGGCCAAGTCGCCGTGGCGTCCACCGTGGGGCAGGTTCGCCGCGTCCGGATCATCCCGGAGAAGCCACAGGCCAATCCGGAAACCATCGCGGCCCTGCGCGATGCGGACCTCATCACCTTGGGCCCGGGATCGTGGTTTAGCTCGGTGCTTCCACACGTCCTCGTACCGGAGATTGTCAACGCAATTACGTCCTCGGATGCGCTTCGCGTTGTGGTACTTAACCTTTCCGCGGAACCAGGGGAGACCCAGGGCTTTTCAGCTGAGCGCCACCTGCACGTCTTAGCGCAGCATGCGCCAAACCTGCGGGTAGACAAAGTAATCGTCGATGGTTCTGGTCTTCCGAATGAGTCGGAGCGAGTTTTCGTGCAGCGTGCGGCCAGCGTGCTCGGTGCTACGGCGGTCTTCCGCGATGTGTGCCAGAGCGATGAGAACGGACATTCTCTCAACAAGCATTGCCCAGACAAGCTCGCGCAGGTACTGACTGAGCTTTATACCGACTATGCCGCTCAGCGCGATTCTTCAGCGGGTGCCCCGGGCACTCACCGCGGCTAA
- the rpe gene encoding ribulose-phosphate 3-epimerase, whose protein sequence is MSAHSSGPIISPSILAADFTRLGEEVQAVANADWIHVDIMDGHFVPNLSFGPDITATVDGITSQTLDVHLMIEEPEKWVETYAKAGADCIIFHVEAVADKEAAIALARKIRDLGVRAGFSIKPGTPIEPWLDALEHFDEVLVMSVEPGFGGQSFMPDQLDKVRTLRAAIDERGLDVLIEIDGGISAETIRSAAEAGCDAFVAGSAIYKQADKAAAIEELRRLATL, encoded by the coding sequence ATGTCTGCACACTCGTCTGGTCCCATCATTTCCCCATCCATTCTGGCCGCTGATTTCACCCGCTTGGGTGAGGAGGTTCAGGCCGTGGCCAACGCGGATTGGATCCACGTTGACATCATGGATGGTCACTTTGTGCCCAACTTGTCCTTCGGCCCGGATATTACGGCGACGGTGGACGGGATTACCTCGCAGACCCTCGACGTTCACCTCATGATCGAGGAGCCGGAGAAGTGGGTGGAAACCTACGCCAAGGCCGGGGCTGATTGCATCATCTTCCACGTCGAGGCCGTGGCCGATAAGGAAGCGGCCATCGCCTTGGCCCGCAAGATCCGTGACCTAGGGGTGCGCGCGGGCTTCTCCATCAAGCCAGGCACCCCGATTGAGCCCTGGCTGGATGCCTTGGAGCACTTCGACGAGGTTCTCGTCATGTCTGTTGAGCCCGGCTTTGGTGGTCAGAGCTTCATGCCGGATCAGTTGGACAAGGTTCGCACCTTGCGTGCGGCCATTGACGAGCGCGGCCTCGACGTCCTCATCGAAATCGATGGCGGCATTTCTGCCGAGACGATCCGCTCCGCCGCCGAGGCGGGCTGCGATGCCTTCGTGGCGGGATCAGCCATTTACAAGCAGGCGGATAAGGCGGCGGCCATCGAGGAGCTGCGCCGACTGGCTACGCTGTGA
- the ribD gene encoding bifunctional diaminohydroxyphosphoribosylaminopyrimidine deaminase/5-amino-6-(5-phosphoribosylamino)uracil reductase RibD: MNPRHDSAVLAQALRLAMEAGEQVRGTTSPNPPVGAVILDSAGQVVGVGATQPPGGPHAEVMALRDAGDKARGGTAVVTLEPCNHTGRTGPCAQALIDASVSAVYYLHPDPTPQAGGGSTTLRRAGITVGQLSEPAEGADALEPWLCAVALGRPHVTLKFAQSLDGFTAAVDGSSQWITGEQAREHVHRDRAQRDAILIGTGTALADNPSLTARCADGSLRPQQPRRVVIGSRDVSQGGQTNLERLGFEHYASPQEALDELYATGARDILVEGGAGLATSFMELGCVDRIQAYIGNVILGEGRGVLTSAVSSNLARAQRWRRCAVTELGEDLLVEYRKDEKL, translated from the coding sequence GTGAACCCACGTCACGATTCTGCTGTCCTTGCGCAAGCGTTGCGCCTAGCCATGGAGGCCGGCGAGCAGGTGCGCGGTACAACGAGCCCAAACCCACCGGTGGGAGCAGTCATCCTTGATTCCGCTGGGCAGGTGGTTGGCGTCGGCGCAACCCAGCCCCCGGGCGGACCGCATGCTGAAGTCATGGCGCTGCGCGATGCGGGGGACAAGGCACGCGGTGGAACCGCGGTGGTCACCTTGGAGCCCTGCAATCACACGGGCCGTACTGGTCCCTGCGCGCAGGCGCTTATCGATGCCTCCGTATCCGCTGTCTACTACCTCCACCCGGACCCCACCCCGCAAGCTGGGGGAGGGTCAACCACTCTGCGTCGCGCCGGCATCACCGTGGGACAGCTCTCGGAACCGGCAGAAGGAGCAGATGCGCTGGAGCCGTGGCTGTGCGCCGTTGCACTCGGTCGCCCGCACGTCACGTTGAAGTTCGCACAGAGCCTGGATGGTTTCACCGCCGCAGTGGATGGCAGCAGCCAGTGGATCACGGGGGAGCAGGCCCGCGAGCATGTGCACCGTGACCGAGCTCAGCGCGATGCCATCCTTATCGGAACTGGCACAGCCTTAGCGGATAACCCGTCTTTGACGGCGCGCTGTGCGGATGGTTCCTTGCGCCCGCAGCAACCGCGGCGTGTTGTCATCGGCTCCCGGGATGTGTCTCAAGGAGGACAAACCAACCTTGAGAGACTAGGTTTTGAGCACTATGCCTCTCCACAGGAGGCCCTAGATGAGCTATATGCCACGGGTGCCCGAGATATTCTCGTCGAAGGCGGCGCGGGGCTCGCAACAAGCTTCATGGAGCTAGGTTGTGTCGACCGGATCCAGGCTTATATAGGAAATGTCATCCTCGGTGAAGGCAGGGGTGTTCTCACCAGTGCTGTGTCGTCGAACTTGGCCCGCGCCCAAAGATGGCGGCGTTGCGCGGTTACCGAGCTCGGCGAGGACCTGCTTGTGGAATATCGCAAGGATGAAAAGCTTTGA
- a CDS encoding riboflavin synthase: MFTGLVEEIGHVDSVEPQGDAVRLGIAASTVLSDAQLGDSIAVNGVCLTVAELGEGTFIADVMKESLNRSSLGELAEGSPVNLERAVLPTTRLGGHIVQGHVDGTGTLLSRTPSEHWEVLRFSLPAELARYVVEKGSIAVQGTSLTVSALSDGQEEPGAEAFFEVSLIPTTLRDTVFGSMKPGARVNLEVDVVAKYVEKMVHPNAHGAGTEG, translated from the coding sequence ATGTTTACCGGACTCGTTGAGGAGATCGGTCACGTCGATAGCGTCGAACCGCAGGGTGATGCCGTGCGGTTGGGTATTGCGGCATCTACAGTATTGAGTGACGCGCAGCTAGGTGATTCCATCGCGGTCAACGGCGTGTGCCTGACCGTGGCTGAGTTAGGAGAAGGGACCTTCATCGCCGATGTCATGAAGGAATCCTTAAACCGTAGCTCTCTCGGCGAGCTCGCGGAGGGCTCGCCGGTTAACCTCGAGCGTGCGGTGCTCCCGACGACGCGTTTGGGCGGCCATATTGTGCAGGGGCACGTCGATGGCACCGGGACCTTGCTGTCCCGCACGCCTTCAGAGCACTGGGAGGTATTGCGCTTTAGTCTGCCGGCTGAGCTGGCGCGCTACGTGGTGGAAAAGGGCTCCATCGCGGTGCAGGGGACCTCCCTGACGGTATCGGCCTTGTCAGATGGGCAGGAAGAGCCCGGTGCGGAAGCCTTCTTTGAAGTCTCACTCATTCCCACCACCCTGCGCGATACCGTCTTTGGTTCCATGAAGCCAGGCGCCCGAGTAAATCTCGAGGTAGACGTGGTTGCCAAGTATGTGGAGAAAATGGTTCACCCTAACGCCCACGGCGCGGGAACAGAGGGATAG
- a CDS encoding PH domain-containing protein: MSEEQLLAYTSADPFAQTSSKPWEYEATSPYLRKVAIIWIILVMAAHLFMGFTVGLSFTGATVTTIDKFAFPGVGVVISILSWLALTRPRLRANSDGVEIRNILGTRFYPWQVIYGLSFPEGSRMARIELPDFEYVPVWALQSGDKQNVITKVRSFRDLEARYMPQDD, from the coding sequence ATGAGCGAGGAGCAGTTGTTGGCCTATACCAGCGCTGATCCTTTTGCCCAGACCTCATCCAAGCCTTGGGAATATGAAGCGACGTCGCCTTACCTGCGCAAGGTGGCGATCATCTGGATCATCCTCGTCATGGCAGCGCACTTATTTATGGGCTTCACTGTGGGCTTGTCTTTTACCGGCGCAACGGTGACGACTATTGATAAGTTCGCTTTCCCCGGGGTGGGCGTGGTGATTTCGATCCTGTCGTGGTTGGCATTGACTCGGCCGCGACTCCGCGCGAACTCTGATGGGGTAGAGATCCGCAACATTCTAGGAACCCGCTTCTACCCGTGGCAGGTCATCTACGGCCTATCTTTCCCTGAGGGATCACGCATGGCGCGTATTGAGCTGCCTGACTTCGAATACGTGCCGGTGTGGGCCCTGCAGTCAGGTGATAAGCAGAACGTCATCACCAAGGTCCGCTCTTTCCGTGACCTGGAAGCCCGCTACATGCCGCAGGATGACTAG
- the ribH gene encoding 6,7-dimethyl-8-ribityllumazine synthase — protein MSKEGLPTPKNVSGEGLRVAVVTATWNAEICDQLHRRALETAEAAGAVVTPLRVVGALELPVVVQAAARTHDAVVALGCVVRGGTPHFDYVCDSVTQGLTRIALDESTPVTNGVLTVNDYDQAVDRAGFADSAEDKGAEAMQAALETVHTLRTLDESNLK, from the coding sequence ATGAGCAAGGAAGGCTTGCCAACCCCGAAGAATGTCTCGGGTGAAGGACTCCGCGTCGCGGTTGTCACCGCCACGTGGAACGCCGAGATTTGTGATCAGCTGCATCGTCGCGCACTGGAGACCGCTGAAGCAGCCGGTGCCGTTGTGACCCCGCTGCGCGTTGTGGGCGCTTTGGAGCTCCCCGTAGTGGTCCAGGCCGCGGCGCGCACGCATGACGCCGTGGTGGCACTGGGCTGTGTTGTCCGTGGCGGTACTCCGCACTTTGATTATGTGTGTGATTCCGTCACCCAGGGGCTGACCCGCATCGCGCTCGATGAATCCACTCCGGTGACTAATGGTGTGCTCACCGTCAACGACTATGATCAAGCAGTTGATCGCGCTGGCTTTGCAGACTCCGCGGAAGATAAAGGTGCAGAGGCCATGCAGGCAGCTTTAGAAACCGTGCACACCTTGCGTACACTGGACGAGTCAAACCTAAAGTAG
- the rapZ gene encoding RNase adapter RapZ has translation MEAMTLFDSPPILITGMSGGGLTSAAKVLEDKGYYVAHNIPPKAIVDLLKLCASPESPVSKIAAVTDVRSRLFPGSLAETLDELEQLDMKPTLLFLDARDDVLIRRFDSVRRTHPLQDGETLKAGIQRERAAVQSIRDRADIIIDTTNLSVHDLRRAIEASFGEMGHELQHVTLESFGFKHGSPRDADLVVDVRFLPNPYWVPELRGYRGTDEPVADYVLSQDAAEPFIDHFITMLDSMLSGYRHEGKNFITVGIGCTGGHHRSVAVTEEIARRLRERGDLDVSTLHRDIARD, from the coding sequence ATGGAAGCCATGACGCTGTTTGATTCCCCACCCATTTTGATCACCGGCATGTCAGGCGGTGGCCTGACGTCGGCGGCTAAAGTGCTGGAGGATAAAGGCTATTACGTAGCCCACAACATTCCCCCCAAGGCAATCGTTGACCTACTCAAGTTGTGCGCGAGCCCGGAATCCCCGGTTTCTAAAATTGCCGCGGTGACCGATGTGCGCTCCCGCTTGTTCCCGGGTTCCTTGGCAGAAACTCTTGATGAACTCGAGCAGTTAGACATGAAACCGACACTGCTTTTCCTCGACGCGCGGGATGATGTGCTCATTCGCCGCTTCGATTCAGTTCGTCGTACGCACCCGCTGCAAGACGGGGAAACCCTCAAGGCGGGCATTCAGCGCGAGCGCGCAGCAGTACAGTCCATCCGTGACCGCGCGGATATCATCATTGATACGACCAATCTGTCTGTCCACGACCTGCGCCGCGCGATCGAGGCCTCTTTCGGCGAGATGGGTCATGAGCTACAGCACGTCACGTTAGAGTCCTTCGGCTTCAAGCATGGCTCCCCGCGTGACGCAGATCTTGTCGTCGATGTCCGCTTCCTTCCCAATCCTTATTGGGTGCCTGAATTGCGGGGATACCGCGGTACTGATGAACCGGTCGCAGACTACGTCCTCTCCCAGGACGCCGCTGAACCCTTCATTGATCACTTCATCACCATGCTTGACTCGATGCTTTCCGGCTACCGGCACGAGGGCAAGAACTTCATTACCGTAGGCATCGGGTGCACCGGTGGGCATCACCGATCTGTGGCCGTTACGGAGGAGATTGCTCGCCGTCTCAGGGAGCGCGGGGATCTGGATGTGAGCACACTGCACCGTGACATCGCCCGGGATTAG
- a CDS encoding RsmB/NOP family class I SAM-dependent RNA methyltransferase, producing the protein MSGGFRSRSKSGDPAARTERAEQQRSGGRRTARGGTNRQTKGKRENRGGQRQHSRRDRQPASFMSAARRCGVDVPRAVAFEVLQRVEADDAFANLTLPKVVSANNLSGRDAAFSTELTYGTLRSEGVLDAVIAECASRGLEAIAPDVLTALRMGTYQVLYTRVEAHAAVDTTVRLVEAAGHEKAKGFANGIMRTITRTPAQGWLDKLAPKEEVAAVAFRHAHPEWIARSFGRALGLLDAAGESKLNAEQTAELERALEADSERPLVHLVARPGEISAEELALITGCEEGRYSPYAVYLEQGDPGSLEPVRQKLAAVQDEGSQLIARAVTEAELIGDDTGRWLDLCAGPGGKAALMGAIARIEGAEVDAVEVSPHRATLVEKTVGDLPVRVHRADGRAPGLGAGFDRVLVDAPCSGLGALRRRPEARWRKAESDIAELNKLQSELLESALELVRPGGVVVYSTCSPDLRETRGIVDAALERHGAGTEARIEELDAREVLPEMGDLGSELSAQMWPHRHGTDAMFFAVLRRVAD; encoded by the coding sequence ATGAGTGGAGGTTTCCGATCCCGCAGCAAGTCCGGTGATCCGGCAGCTCGCACCGAGCGCGCCGAACAGCAACGCAGCGGTGGACGCAGAACCGCACGTGGCGGTACTAACCGCCAGACTAAAGGAAAGCGAGAGAATCGAGGCGGACAGCGCCAGCACAGCCGCCGAGACCGACAGCCAGCGTCCTTCATGTCCGCAGCGCGGCGCTGCGGAGTCGATGTCCCACGCGCGGTGGCTTTCGAGGTGTTGCAGCGTGTGGAGGCCGACGATGCTTTTGCCAACCTCACGCTGCCAAAGGTAGTAAGTGCGAACAACCTTAGCGGCCGTGATGCAGCCTTCTCTACGGAACTCACCTACGGCACGCTGCGCAGCGAAGGCGTGCTTGATGCGGTTATTGCCGAGTGTGCTTCGCGCGGCCTAGAGGCCATTGCACCTGACGTTCTCACCGCCTTGCGAATGGGCACCTACCAAGTGCTGTACACCCGCGTTGAAGCGCATGCTGCGGTCGATACCACCGTCCGCCTCGTGGAGGCAGCTGGCCACGAAAAGGCCAAGGGCTTTGCCAACGGCATTATGCGCACCATCACCCGCACACCTGCGCAAGGGTGGCTAGACAAGCTTGCTCCAAAGGAAGAGGTCGCGGCTGTGGCCTTCCGCCATGCCCACCCGGAGTGGATTGCCCGCTCTTTCGGACGCGCCTTGGGCCTGCTGGACGCCGCTGGTGAGAGCAAGCTCAACGCCGAACAGACAGCGGAGTTGGAACGCGCACTCGAAGCGGATTCTGAGCGGCCTCTGGTGCATTTGGTAGCGCGGCCCGGCGAAATCTCTGCGGAAGAGCTTGCGCTCATTACCGGTTGTGAGGAAGGGCGTTATTCGCCTTATGCGGTGTATCTTGAGCAGGGTGACCCGGGCTCGCTAGAGCCCGTCCGTCAGAAGTTGGCAGCGGTCCAGGACGAAGGATCACAGCTGATCGCACGCGCAGTGACGGAAGCTGAACTCATCGGCGACGACACCGGACGCTGGTTGGACCTGTGTGCGGGCCCCGGTGGCAAGGCTGCCTTGATGGGTGCCATCGCCCGCATTGAGGGGGCGGAAGTCGATGCCGTAGAAGTCTCTCCGCACCGCGCTACCTTGGTGGAAAAGACCGTGGGAGACCTACCTGTCCGCGTGCATCGGGCGGATGGTCGTGCGCCGGGTCTCGGTGCAGGCTTCGACCGCGTGCTTGTCGACGCCCCCTGTTCCGGCCTGGGTGCGCTCCGTCGCCGCCCAGAGGCTCGCTGGCGCAAGGCCGAGTCCGATATTGCGGAGCTCAACAAACTCCAGAGCGAGCTCCTCGAATCCGCATTAGAGCTCGTTCGTCCCGGTGGTGTTGTGGTGTACTCCACCTGCTCGCCCGATCTGCGAGAGACCCGAGGCATTGTGGATGCGGCCTTGGAGCGCCATGGAGCTGGGACAGAGGCGCGTATCGAGGAGCTGGATGCGCGGGAGGTGCTGCCGGAAATGGGAGACCTCGGCAGCGAGCTCTCCGCCCAAATGTGGCCGCACCGCCACGGAACAGATGCAATGTTTTTCGCCGTCCTCCGCCGAGTAGCGGACTAG
- a CDS encoding bifunctional 3,4-dihydroxy-2-butanone-4-phosphate synthase/GTP cyclohydrolase II, producing MSAADSAFSLDSVDQAIADIAAGKAVVVIDNEDRENEGDLIFAAELATPELVAFMVRYSSGYICAPLLPEDCERLNLPPMLAVNQDVRQTAYTVTVDLANGSTGISATSRCDTIRRLADPSSEPSEFTRPGHVVPLAARPNGVLERDGHTEAAIDLARLAGLRPAGVLCEIVSEEDPTDMARSPELRRFADAHGLTMISIEQLIEWRRHNEQQVRREVETRLPTEYGEFRAVGYSSDVDKREHIALFVGDVESYSGAEDVPVRVHSECLTGDVFASQRCDCGPQLQESLRAVQEAGRGIVIYLRGQEGRGIGLVNKLKAYRLQDKGMDTVDANVEQGLPEDAREYSVAGQILRDVGVKSVNLLTNNPHKGEGLQGFGIDATARTALATPATAENISYLRTKRDRMGHDLPQVAEWDQKHS from the coding sequence ATGAGCGCTGCAGATTCAGCTTTTAGTTTAGATAGCGTCGACCAAGCCATCGCCGACATCGCGGCCGGCAAGGCAGTCGTCGTCATAGATAATGAGGACCGTGAGAACGAAGGCGACCTCATCTTCGCCGCTGAGCTCGCCACCCCGGAGCTTGTGGCCTTTATGGTGCGCTATAGCTCCGGCTACATTTGCGCGCCGCTGCTCCCGGAAGACTGTGAGCGGTTGAACCTACCTCCAATGCTGGCGGTGAACCAGGACGTGCGCCAGACCGCCTACACCGTGACGGTGGACTTGGCTAACGGCTCGACGGGTATCTCCGCCACCTCGCGCTGCGACACCATTCGGCGCTTGGCTGATCCTTCCTCTGAACCGTCGGAGTTCACACGCCCTGGCCACGTGGTCCCGCTCGCTGCCCGCCCGAATGGTGTGCTCGAACGCGATGGGCATACGGAAGCTGCCATCGACCTGGCCCGGCTGGCCGGTCTGCGCCCTGCCGGCGTGCTGTGTGAAATCGTCTCCGAAGAGGACCCCACGGACATGGCCCGCTCGCCGGAGCTGCGTCGCTTTGCCGACGCTCACGGGCTGACGATGATTTCCATCGAGCAGCTCATCGAGTGGCGTCGTCACAACGAACAACAGGTCCGCCGCGAGGTAGAAACCCGCCTGCCCACCGAGTACGGCGAGTTCCGCGCGGTGGGCTATTCGAGTGACGTCGACAAGCGCGAGCACATCGCCCTCTTCGTCGGTGACGTGGAGAGTTATAGCGGTGCGGAGGATGTGCCCGTTCGTGTCCACTCTGAGTGCCTTACAGGGGACGTCTTTGCCTCTCAGCGCTGTGACTGTGGGCCGCAGCTGCAGGAATCCCTTCGTGCGGTGCAAGAAGCAGGACGCGGGATCGTCATCTACCTGCGCGGACAGGAAGGCCGCGGCATCGGTTTAGTGAATAAACTCAAAGCCTATCGCCTGCAGGACAAGGGAATGGACACCGTTGATGCCAACGTGGAACAGGGCCTGCCCGAAGATGCCCGCGAGTATTCCGTGGCCGGCCAAATCCTGCGGGATGTAGGCGTGAAGTCCGTGAACCTCTTGACCAATAACCCGCACAAGGGCGAGGGTCTACAGGGCTTTGGCATTGATGCCACCGCACGCACCGCGTTGGCTACCCCCGCGACGGCGGAGAACATCAGCTATCTGCGCACGAAGCGCGACCGGATGGGGCATGATCTGCCACAGGTCGCTGAATGGGACCAGAAGCACTCGTAA